A single region of the Marinobacter salinus genome encodes:
- the leuA gene encoding 2-isopropylmalate synthase: MSFDHRKYVAFKPVAKTDRRWPDKVIEKAPTWCAVDLRDGNQALVKPMSIAQKQRMFDLLVKLGFKEIEIGFPAASQPDFDFCRKLIEENRVPDDVKIQVLTQARPELIERTYEALKGAKRAIVHVYNSTSTVQREQVFGLDRAGIREIAVNGATLVRDIAARHPETEWTFQYSPESFTGTELDFAAEVIDSVTGVWRPDLGQPVIINLPATVEMATPNVFADQIEWICDRIQRREHLSISVHTHNDRGCGVAAAELAVMAGADRVEGTLMGNGERTGNMDLVTMAMNLYSQGIDPTLDLSGMAEITEVVEACTEISTHPRHPYAGELVFTAFSGSHQDAIRKCLSRRQEGDAWNVAYLPIDPFDVGRRYEEVVRINSQSGKGGVAYVLERDYNISLPRWLQIEFSKVVQREAETNGGEIDSLTIHRLFEDRYLKVPEDWALRSYDLHRDENGVRAEVSVGAVNGSIALEGYGLGAVEAVSDALKHRFGISIAVEAYDEFALGEGTNANALACIRLTANGQHCSAAALAEDTTSATLQALLSAVAQVAGAELPARSLEGQEVSA, from the coding sequence ATGTCATTTGATCATCGCAAGTATGTTGCTTTTAAGCCTGTTGCTAAAACGGATCGCCGATGGCCAGACAAGGTCATCGAAAAGGCGCCAACCTGGTGTGCGGTTGATCTTCGGGACGGCAATCAGGCATTGGTCAAACCCATGTCCATTGCCCAGAAGCAGAGGATGTTCGACCTGCTGGTGAAACTGGGCTTTAAGGAAATCGAGATCGGGTTCCCGGCTGCCAGTCAGCCCGATTTTGATTTTTGCCGGAAGCTGATTGAAGAAAACCGTGTTCCGGATGATGTCAAAATCCAGGTTTTGACCCAGGCAAGGCCCGAGTTGATTGAGCGTACTTACGAGGCCCTGAAAGGTGCGAAGAGGGCGATCGTACATGTTTACAACTCAACCTCCACGGTGCAGCGCGAACAGGTGTTTGGTCTTGATCGCGCAGGCATCAGAGAGATTGCCGTCAATGGCGCCACGCTGGTGCGGGATATTGCTGCCCGCCATCCGGAAACCGAATGGACTTTTCAGTACTCTCCGGAGAGCTTTACCGGAACGGAGCTGGATTTTGCGGCTGAGGTGATCGATTCGGTAACCGGAGTCTGGCGGCCTGATCTGGGCCAGCCAGTCATTATCAACCTGCCGGCGACGGTGGAGATGGCTACGCCGAATGTGTTTGCTGACCAGATCGAGTGGATCTGTGATCGTATTCAGCGCCGCGAACATCTCAGTATCAGTGTGCATACCCATAATGATCGTGGTTGTGGGGTAGCGGCCGCGGAGCTGGCCGTAATGGCGGGGGCCGATCGGGTCGAGGGAACACTGATGGGCAACGGTGAACGCACAGGTAATATGGACCTGGTGACGATGGCCATGAATCTCTATTCCCAGGGCATTGATCCGACGCTTGACCTGTCCGGTATGGCAGAAATCACTGAAGTGGTGGAAGCGTGCACTGAAATTTCGACCCACCCGCGCCATCCCTATGCCGGCGAGCTGGTTTTCACTGCGTTTTCCGGCAGTCACCAGGATGCAATTCGCAAGTGTCTGTCGCGTCGCCAGGAAGGTGATGCATGGAATGTCGCCTATTTGCCCATCGACCCGTTCGATGTCGGGCGCCGTTATGAGGAGGTGGTACGCATCAACAGTCAGTCCGGAAAGGGCGGTGTCGCTTATGTGCTGGAACGCGATTACAACATCAGCCTGCCACGCTGGCTGCAAATCGAATTCAGCAAGGTGGTTCAGCGTGAAGCCGAAACCAACGGCGGCGAAATTGATTCCCTGACCATTCACCGGCTGTTCGAGGACCGTTACCTGAAGGTTCCTGAAGACTGGGCCCTGCGCTCTTATGATTTGCATCGCGACGAGAACGGCGTGCGCGCCGAGGTGTCGGTTGGGGCGGTGAATGGGTCCATTGCTCTGGAAGGCTATGGGTTAGGTGCAGTGGAAGCGGTCTCGGACGCGCTCAAACATCGCTTTGGTATTTCGATAGCGGTTGAGGCTTATGATGAATTTGCGTTAGGCGAGGGAACCAATGCAAATGCACTTGCCTGCATCCGCCTGACGGCTAACGGACAACATTGCAGTGCCGCGGCGCTCGCCGAAGATACAACATCGGCCACACTTCAGGCGCTGCTTTCGGCGGTGGCACAGGTAGCGGGGGCTGAATTACCCGCACGGAGCCTGGAAGGTCAAGAGGTCAGTGCCTGA
- a CDS encoding cold-shock protein: MSDTKTGHVKWFNESKGFGFIAQDGGSDVFVHYSAINSSGFRTLTEGQQVQFTVTQGPKGPQAENVTPV, encoded by the coding sequence ATGTCCGATACAAAAACCGGCCACGTGAAGTGGTTCAACGAGTCCAAAGGCTTTGGTTTCATTGCTCAGGACGGCGGCAGTGACGTATTTGTTCACTACAGTGCAATCAATTCTAGCGGCTTCCGTACCCTGACCGAAGGTCAGCAGGTACAGTTCACCGTGACTCAGGGCCCGAAAGGCCCCCAGGCGGAAAATGTAACCCCGGTCTGA
- a CDS encoding propionyl-CoA synthetase, producing the protein MDCMDYHSEFRRSIDHPDDFWREQADQIDWFEPPKTIWQPTDNGHGQWFPDGVLNSSDVALDANIRAGRGNQTALIYDSPVTNTKRSYTYSELTDAVARFAGALKDRGISKGDRVIIYMPMIPEAAIAMLGCARIGAIHSVVFGGFAAHELAVRIDDAKPKAILTASCGIEITRVIEYMPLVNKAIAQAVHKPECCIVYQRPQAQADMQAGQDFDWQELVASAQPADPVPVKSTDPLYILYTSGTTGKPKGVVRDNGGHAVALNYSMKLVYDANPGDIYWAASDVGWVVGHSYIVYAPLFAGCTTILYEGKPVKTPDSGAFWRVVQDHGVNLLFTAPTAFRAVRKEDPEADQLSRYNIKSLKRIFLAGERLDPPTYEWLKEHTNLPILDHWWQTETGWAICCNPVGIEMMATKPGSATMPSPGYNVQVVNPNGSQMPAGEQGQIAVKLPLPPGCLMTIWGDDERFRKSYLEPIPGFYSSGDGGFVDEDGYVFIMGRTDDVINVAGHRLSTGEMEEVVASHPAIAECCVVGAHDDLKGQVPVGLVLIKDGATIDHDELEDELVEMVRDKIGAIACFRRAMVVERLPKTRSGKILRRVIRQIADGEEYAIPSTIDDPAILEEISQQFRS; encoded by the coding sequence GTGGATTGTATGGACTACCACTCAGAATTCCGGCGGTCGATTGACCATCCGGATGACTTTTGGCGTGAACAGGCGGATCAAATTGACTGGTTCGAACCGCCAAAAACTATCTGGCAACCCACAGATAATGGCCATGGCCAGTGGTTTCCCGACGGCGTTCTGAACAGTTCCGATGTCGCACTCGATGCCAATATTCGCGCCGGCAGGGGCAATCAGACTGCCCTGATCTATGATTCCCCGGTAACAAACACCAAACGCTCTTACACTTACAGCGAGCTTACAGACGCAGTCGCCCGTTTTGCAGGCGCGCTTAAGGACCGTGGCATCAGCAAAGGTGATCGCGTCATCATTTACATGCCGATGATTCCGGAAGCCGCCATCGCAATGCTCGGCTGTGCCCGTATTGGTGCTATTCACTCCGTTGTCTTTGGTGGCTTTGCTGCCCATGAGCTTGCAGTACGGATAGACGATGCCAAGCCCAAGGCGATCCTCACCGCCTCCTGCGGCATCGAAATCACCCGTGTCATTGAGTACATGCCCCTGGTTAACAAAGCCATTGCGCAAGCCGTACACAAACCAGAGTGCTGCATCGTTTACCAGCGGCCCCAGGCCCAGGCCGACATGCAGGCTGGACAAGACTTCGACTGGCAGGAGCTGGTCGCGTCGGCCCAACCGGCAGACCCGGTACCCGTCAAATCCACGGACCCTCTTTACATCCTCTATACCTCCGGCACGACCGGCAAGCCCAAGGGAGTCGTGCGCGACAACGGCGGCCATGCGGTCGCCCTGAACTACAGTATGAAGCTGGTTTATGACGCCAACCCGGGAGACATATACTGGGCAGCGTCTGACGTAGGTTGGGTCGTTGGCCACAGCTATATTGTCTATGCGCCGCTGTTCGCTGGCTGCACCACCATCCTGTACGAGGGCAAACCGGTCAAAACGCCCGATTCAGGCGCATTCTGGCGTGTCGTGCAGGATCATGGTGTGAATCTGCTGTTTACCGCTCCGACGGCCTTCCGTGCTGTGCGCAAGGAAGATCCGGAGGCCGATCAGCTGTCCCGTTACAACATAAAGTCACTGAAACGCATCTTTCTTGCCGGCGAACGACTGGACCCCCCTACTTACGAGTGGCTCAAGGAGCACACCAACCTCCCGATTCTGGACCACTGGTGGCAAACCGAAACCGGCTGGGCTATCTGCTGTAACCCGGTCGGCATAGAGATGATGGCAACCAAGCCAGGTTCAGCCACCATGCCCTCCCCTGGCTATAACGTCCAGGTGGTCAACCCGAACGGCAGCCAGATGCCAGCCGGAGAGCAAGGCCAGATAGCCGTGAAACTGCCATTGCCTCCAGGCTGCCTGATGACCATCTGGGGTGATGATGAGCGCTTCCGGAAAAGTTACCTTGAACCTATTCCCGGCTTTTACAGCTCTGGTGATGGCGGCTTCGTTGATGAAGATGGCTATGTGTTTATCATGGGCCGCACCGACGATGTTATTAACGTTGCAGGGCACCGCCTCTCTACCGGCGAGATGGAAGAGGTCGTAGCCTCTCACCCCGCTATCGCCGAGTGCTGCGTCGTTGGTGCACATGATGATTTGAAAGGTCAGGTACCCGTTGGCCTCGTACTGATCAAGGATGGAGCAACCATTGATCACGACGAACTCGAGGACGAGCTGGTTGAAATGGTTCGTGACAAGATCGGAGCCATTGCCTGCTTCCGGCGCGCCATGGTGGTGGAGCGCCTGCCCAAGACCCGTTCCGGAAAAATATTGCGTCGAGTCATCCGACAAATAGCCGACGGAGAAGAGTATGCAATTCCCAGTACCATTGATGATCCGGCGATCCTCGAAGAGATAAGCCAGCAGTTCCGCAGCTGA
- the xseA gene encoding exodeoxyribonuclease VII large subunit, translating into MDHHGTPSATASFQDTRPRALSVSELNHQARHLLESSFMQVWVEGELSGFSRPSSGHWYFSLKDRKCQVRCAMFKGFNQRLRVLPREGDQVRIRGKVTLYENRGDFQIIVEHMEPAGLGELQQAFDELKRKLQAEGLFDTLRKKPIPAIPGHIGVVTSPTGAAIHDILTVLARRCPAIPVTLYPTAVQGKAATADIVQAIGRAQAHGVADVLIVGRGGGSLEDLWCFNEETVARAIANCTIPTVSAVGHEVDVTIADFVADLRAPTPSAAAEKISPDQQDWLRQIRERELRLANSARRALKRLNTQLEHLAARLRDPRRELLEKAQRMDELELRLGKAVRQRLDRVTVRSEHLAQRLAMQSPARQLTSSRENLSRFEERLGAAIRQRLQQRREQYEHIAQTLHVVSPLATLGRGYAIVRNGEGNIVRDASKLSSGEHINARVAEGDISAVVTSVNCVKK; encoded by the coding sequence ATGGATCACCACGGAACACCCTCCGCTACTGCATCATTTCAAGACACCAGGCCCCGTGCACTGAGCGTCAGCGAGCTGAACCACCAGGCCAGACATCTGCTGGAATCCAGCTTCATGCAGGTTTGGGTAGAGGGCGAACTTTCAGGATTTTCGCGCCCGTCATCGGGCCACTGGTATTTCTCTCTAAAAGACCGCAAGTGCCAGGTGCGCTGCGCCATGTTCAAAGGGTTTAACCAGCGCCTCCGCGTATTGCCAAGGGAGGGCGACCAGGTTCGCATTCGCGGCAAGGTTACGCTCTATGAGAACCGTGGCGATTTCCAGATCATTGTCGAGCACATGGAGCCGGCCGGCCTGGGCGAGCTTCAGCAAGCGTTTGACGAACTGAAGCGCAAGCTGCAGGCCGAGGGTCTCTTCGATACCTTGCGCAAAAAACCAATACCGGCAATTCCGGGGCACATTGGCGTTGTCACATCTCCCACCGGCGCGGCCATCCACGACATCCTCACGGTTCTCGCACGTCGTTGCCCAGCCATCCCCGTCACCCTTTACCCGACTGCGGTACAGGGCAAAGCGGCGACCGCCGATATCGTTCAGGCTATCGGGCGGGCCCAGGCTCATGGCGTGGCAGACGTTCTGATCGTTGGCCGGGGCGGCGGTTCTCTCGAAGACCTCTGGTGCTTTAACGAGGAAACTGTGGCTCGCGCCATCGCAAACTGCACAATTCCCACGGTCAGTGCCGTTGGTCATGAAGTGGACGTTACCATCGCCGATTTCGTTGCCGACCTCAGGGCGCCAACACCCTCGGCAGCAGCAGAAAAAATATCACCGGATCAGCAGGACTGGCTGAGGCAGATCCGGGAGCGGGAGCTCCGGCTCGCCAACTCCGCCCGACGCGCCCTGAAAAGGCTTAATACGCAGCTTGAACATCTCGCGGCGCGCCTCAGGGACCCGCGGCGCGAGCTGCTAGAAAAAGCCCAGCGAATGGACGAACTGGAGTTACGGCTGGGCAAAGCCGTGCGCCAACGCCTTGATCGCGTCACAGTCCGTAGTGAGCATCTGGCCCAGCGGCTTGCCATGCAATCGCCTGCGAGACAGCTGACAAGCAGCAGGGAAAACCTCTCGCGGTTTGAGGAACGACTGGGTGCAGCCATTCGCCAACGCCTGCAGCAGCGACGGGAACAATACGAGCATATTGCGCAGACCCTTCATGTGGTCAGCCCGCTCGCCACACTGGGTCGTGGCTATGCCATTGTCCGAAATGGCGAGGGAAACATCGTTCGTGACGCCTCGAAACTCAGTTCTGGCGAGCACATCAACGCACGGGTTGCCGAGGGCGATATCAGTGCTGTTGTGACCTCTGTCAATTGCGTGAAAAAATAG
- the guaB gene encoding IMP dehydrogenase has translation MLRIAEEALTFDDVLLVPGYSEVLPHQVSLQTQLTKGITLNIPLVSSAMDTVTEAELAIAMAQEGGIGIMHKNMTVEQQAAAVRKVKKFESGVVKDPITVTPETTVRELVDITMANNISGLPVVDGHDLVGIVTGRDIRFESRMDTPVRDIMTPKEKLVTVKEGACLDDVKELLHRHRIEKVLVVNDNFELRGLITVKDIQKAKDYPLACKDDQGRLRVGAAVSTGGDTEARITALAEAGVDVIVVDTAHGHSKGVIERVRWVKQTFPEVQVIGGNIATSQAAIALADAGADAVKVGIGPGSICTTRIVAGIGVPQISAVSNVAAALKDRGVPLIADGGIRFSGDISKAIAAGAHCVMIGSLLAGTDEAPGEVELFQGRSYKAYRGMGSIGAMGQGSSDRYFQDASKGIEKLVPEGIEGRVACKGPMRNIVHQLIGGLRASMGYTGSATMEEMRTKPEFVRITNAGMRESHVHDVTITKEAPNYRIG, from the coding sequence ATGCTGCGAATTGCCGAAGAAGCCCTGACATTTGATGACGTTCTGCTGGTCCCCGGATATTCCGAAGTTCTTCCTCACCAGGTCAGCCTGCAGACACAGTTGACCAAAGGTATCACCCTGAACATTCCGCTGGTGTCTTCTGCGATGGACACAGTCACCGAAGCAGAGCTGGCCATTGCCATGGCGCAGGAAGGCGGAATTGGCATCATGCACAAGAACATGACCGTTGAACAGCAGGCGGCTGCGGTTCGCAAGGTCAAGAAGTTCGAAAGCGGTGTTGTCAAAGATCCGATCACCGTTACGCCTGAAACCACTGTTCGCGAGTTGGTGGACATTACGATGGCGAACAACATTTCTGGCCTGCCGGTTGTGGATGGCCACGACCTGGTCGGCATTGTGACCGGCCGCGACATCCGCTTTGAAAGCCGAATGGACACACCGGTACGGGACATCATGACGCCTAAGGAAAAACTGGTCACCGTGAAAGAAGGTGCCTGCCTGGATGACGTCAAGGAGCTCCTGCACCGCCACCGCATCGAAAAGGTGCTGGTGGTCAATGACAATTTTGAGCTGCGTGGATTGATAACCGTCAAGGACATCCAGAAGGCCAAAGACTACCCGCTGGCCTGCAAGGACGACCAGGGCCGGTTGCGTGTCGGTGCGGCGGTCAGCACGGGTGGCGATACCGAGGCGCGGATTACTGCGCTGGCTGAAGCCGGAGTCGATGTGATCGTGGTGGACACGGCTCACGGGCATTCCAAAGGCGTGATTGAACGGGTTCGCTGGGTCAAGCAGACATTCCCGGAGGTTCAGGTGATCGGCGGCAATATCGCCACCTCCCAGGCTGCCATTGCCCTCGCTGATGCGGGTGCAGATGCCGTCAAGGTCGGTATTGGTCCTGGATCCATTTGTACCACCCGGATCGTAGCCGGCATTGGCGTTCCACAGATCTCTGCTGTATCCAACGTAGCGGCAGCTCTGAAGGACCGTGGCGTGCCTCTTATCGCTGACGGCGGTATCCGCTTCTCCGGCGACATTTCCAAGGCGATAGCCGCAGGCGCCCATTGCGTGATGATTGGTAGCCTGCTTGCAGGTACTGATGAAGCGCCCGGCGAAGTTGAGTTGTTCCAGGGGCGCAGTTATAAAGCCTACCGTGGAATGGGTTCGATTGGCGCCATGGGGCAGGGCTCCAGCGACCGGTATTTCCAGGACGCCAGCAAGGGTATTGAAAAGCTCGTTCCGGAAGGCATTGAGGGCCGCGTGGCCTGCAAAGGCCCGATGCGGAATATCGTTCATCAGCTGATTGGTGGTTTGAGGGCTTCCATGGGCTACACCGGCAGCGCCACCATGGAAGAGATGCGGACCAAGCCGGAGTTTGTGCGCATCACCAACGCCGGTATGCGCGAGAGCCACGTCCACGACGTGACGATCACCAAGGAAGCGCCCAACTACCGTATCGGCTGA
- the guaA gene encoding glutamine-hydrolyzing GMP synthase, with protein MAQNIHDHRILILDFGSQYTQLIARRVREVGVYCEIRAFDITDEELDDFNPKGIILAGGPESVTQLGGPRAPEGLFERGIPVLGICYGMQTMAEQLGGRVASSEKREFGYAQIKVRAKGPLLRDITDHLTATGESLLDVWMSHGDKVVVMPDGFELLASTESAPVAAMQDLSRNLYGVQFHPEVTHTLQGKRILEHFILDICGCEALWTPAKIVDDAVRQIREQVGNDKVLLGLSGGVDSSVTAALLHKAIGEQLTCVFVDNGLLRLHEGDQVMDMFASNMGVKVIRVDAEDLFLSKLKGENDPEQKRKIIGNTFIDVFDDEAANIKDVNWLAQGTIYPDVIESAASKTGKAHVIKSHHNVGGLPETMKMKLVEPLRELFKDEVRRIGLELGLPYDMVYRHPFPGPGLGVRILGEVKKEYADILRRADAIFLEELHRADFYHKTSQAFAVFLPVKSVGVVGDARRYEYVVALRAVETIDFMTARWAHLPYDLLETVSNRIINEIAGVSRVTYDISSKPPATIEWE; from the coding sequence ATGGCCCAGAACATTCACGACCACCGCATCCTGATTCTCGATTTCGGTTCCCAGTATACCCAGCTGATCGCGCGTCGGGTGAGGGAAGTCGGCGTCTATTGCGAAATCAGGGCGTTTGATATTACCGATGAAGAACTCGATGACTTCAACCCGAAGGGGATCATCCTGGCTGGTGGTCCCGAGTCGGTCACCCAACTGGGGGGGCCGCGTGCTCCTGAAGGCCTGTTTGAGCGCGGCATTCCAGTGCTGGGGATTTGCTACGGCATGCAGACCATGGCTGAGCAGCTGGGTGGTCGAGTGGCCAGTTCGGAGAAGCGCGAGTTTGGCTATGCGCAGATAAAGGTGCGGGCAAAAGGTCCTCTGCTTCGGGACATCACCGATCATCTGACTGCCACCGGAGAATCCCTGCTGGATGTCTGGATGAGCCATGGCGACAAGGTTGTGGTTATGCCCGACGGTTTTGAGTTGCTCGCGTCCACCGAGAGTGCGCCCGTCGCGGCAATGCAGGACCTGAGCCGGAACCTCTACGGTGTTCAGTTTCACCCGGAAGTGACCCACACTTTGCAGGGTAAGCGGATTCTGGAGCATTTTATTCTTGATATCTGTGGCTGCGAGGCGCTCTGGACGCCAGCCAAGATTGTTGATGACGCAGTGCGCCAGATTCGGGAGCAGGTCGGTAACGACAAGGTCTTGCTGGGCCTGTCCGGTGGTGTGGACTCCTCAGTGACTGCCGCATTGCTGCACAAGGCAATCGGTGAGCAGCTGACGTGCGTGTTCGTGGATAATGGCCTGTTGCGTCTTCACGAGGGCGATCAGGTGATGGATATGTTCGCCAGCAACATGGGTGTGAAAGTGATCCGTGTTGATGCAGAAGACCTGTTCCTGTCCAAACTCAAGGGTGAGAATGACCCGGAGCAGAAACGAAAGATCATAGGCAACACATTTATCGACGTTTTCGATGATGAAGCCGCCAACATCAAGGATGTGAACTGGCTGGCACAGGGGACCATTTATCCTGATGTGATTGAGTCGGCGGCTTCCAAGACTGGCAAGGCCCATGTCATCAAATCTCATCACAATGTCGGTGGTTTGCCCGAGACCATGAAAATGAAGCTTGTGGAGCCTCTCCGTGAGCTGTTCAAGGACGAAGTCCGCAGGATTGGCCTCGAGTTGGGGCTGCCCTACGATATGGTCTACCGGCATCCGTTTCCAGGCCCGGGCCTCGGTGTGCGGATTCTTGGCGAAGTCAAGAAAGAGTACGCCGACATTTTGCGCCGGGCCGATGCCATTTTTCTGGAAGAACTGCACCGCGCTGATTTTTACCACAAAACCAGTCAGGCCTTTGCGGTATTCCTGCCAGTAAAGTCGGTTGGTGTGGTGGGGGATGCCCGCCGTTATGAATATGTCGTTGCTCTACGGGCCGTTGAAACCATCGATTTCATGACAGCCCGTTGGGCGCACTTGCCCTACGATCTTCTGGAGACTGTTTCAAATCGCATAATCAATGAGATCGCTGGCGTTTCCCGGGTAACCTACGATATCTCCTCCAAGCCCCCTGCGACGATCGAGTGGGAATGA
- a CDS encoding cation-transporting P-type ATPase: MSGSNSRNSSLSASTRLWHSQPQETVFREFDAGATGLDTAEALQRLERYGPNRLPEAPPRSPLMRLLAQFHNVLIYVLLVAALIAGAMGHWVDTIVILGVVLVNAVIGFVQEGKAEDALRAIRNMLSSQAMVLRDGGHVSVSAEELVPGDIVLLQSGDKVPADLRLLRAKGLQIQEAVLTGESVAVEKGTDPVTEDAALGDRLCMAYSGTLVTHGQASGIVVATGAATEIGRISGLVSQVETLTTPLLRQMAVFSRRLTGTVLVLALAMLIFGVLVRGFSTAEMFMTVVGLAVAAIPEGLPAILTVTLAIGVTRLAGRNAIIRRLPVVETLGSVSVICSDKTGTLTRNEMTVQNIATVEGLYTVEGSGYIPRGGFLLEDQSVEADQAPLLMQAIRAALLCNDATLEQKADDWRVHGDPMEGALVVLAVKAALEPKMERQQHPRTDLIPFESEHKFMATLHHAHDGSAIIYLKGAPEQILARCAKVQGAAGEELPMDAERWRQRVEDLASQGQRVLAVACKPAQAHQQELDFNDVEEGLVLLGLFGLIDPPRTEAIEAVAECRTAGIRVKMITGDHAGTARAIAAQLNLENSAEAITGHDLDRMDDAALSARAREVDVYARVSPEHKLRLVTLLQAQGAIVAMTGDGVNDAPALKRADVGIAMGHKGTEAAKEASEMVIADDNFATIVHAVEQGRTVYDNLKKAIVFLLPINGGEALSIMIAVLFGFTLPITPVQILWVNMVSSVALAMALAFEATEPETMRRPPRPANEAMLSGFLLWRIALVSALMAAGVFGIFGWASTHGSTLEESRTYAVNTLVAMEVFYLFSVRYLRAPSFKFDQLFNSRAVLIAVAVAVTLQLFFTYGPVMERFFDTRPVDFVHGVEIIALGMALFMILELEKLALRKWRRKHGGSRCSPGRSEAKS, from the coding sequence ATGTCTGGATCAAATAGCCGTAATTCTTCTTTGTCAGCATCCACACGCCTCTGGCATTCCCAGCCACAGGAGACGGTGTTCCGTGAATTCGATGCCGGTGCCACCGGTCTCGACACGGCCGAAGCCTTGCAGCGCCTGGAACGGTATGGCCCGAACCGGTTGCCGGAGGCTCCGCCCCGCAGTCCGCTCATGCGCCTGTTGGCGCAATTCCACAACGTCCTCATATATGTGTTGCTCGTCGCAGCGCTCATTGCAGGGGCAATGGGGCATTGGGTGGACACCATCGTCATCCTCGGTGTGGTGCTGGTCAATGCTGTGATCGGGTTTGTGCAGGAGGGCAAGGCGGAAGACGCGCTGCGCGCCATCCGTAACATGCTCTCCTCGCAGGCGATGGTGTTGCGCGATGGTGGGCACGTGAGCGTGTCGGCCGAGGAATTAGTGCCTGGCGACATCGTGTTATTGCAATCCGGTGACAAGGTCCCGGCGGATCTGCGCCTGTTGCGCGCCAAGGGCTTGCAGATACAGGAGGCAGTGCTCACGGGTGAATCCGTGGCGGTCGAAAAGGGTACTGATCCGGTCACCGAAGATGCGGCATTGGGTGACCGTCTGTGTATGGCCTATTCCGGGACCCTCGTTACCCATGGCCAGGCCAGTGGCATCGTCGTTGCCACCGGTGCGGCCACCGAGATAGGGCGCATCAGCGGTCTGGTCTCTCAGGTTGAGACCCTGACCACGCCGCTGCTGAGGCAGATGGCGGTGTTCTCGCGCCGACTCACCGGAACGGTGCTGGTACTGGCGCTGGCTATGCTCATATTCGGCGTTCTCGTGCGCGGCTTCAGCACTGCCGAGATGTTCATGACGGTGGTGGGGCTGGCGGTGGCGGCCATCCCCGAGGGGCTGCCTGCAATCCTCACCGTCACGCTGGCTATCGGCGTGACGCGTCTGGCCGGACGCAATGCGATCATTCGCCGCCTGCCCGTGGTCGAAACGCTTGGCTCGGTGAGCGTGATTTGTTCCGACAAGACCGGCACCCTGACCCGTAACGAAATGACCGTGCAGAACATCGCTACGGTGGAGGGCCTCTACACCGTGGAGGGTAGTGGCTACATCCCGCGCGGCGGTTTCCTGTTGGAGGATCAGTCGGTCGAGGCTGATCAGGCCCCGCTGCTGATGCAGGCGATCCGCGCTGCGCTGCTGTGCAATGACGCCACGCTGGAACAGAAAGCAGACGACTGGCGCGTGCATGGTGACCCGATGGAGGGTGCGCTAGTCGTGCTCGCGGTCAAGGCCGCGCTGGAGCCGAAGATGGAACGGCAGCAGCACCCGCGCACAGATCTGATCCCGTTTGAATCCGAGCACAAGTTCATGGCCACGCTGCATCATGCCCACGACGGAAGCGCCATCATCTATCTCAAAGGAGCGCCTGAACAGATACTGGCGCGTTGCGCCAAGGTGCAAGGTGCAGCGGGAGAGGAGTTGCCGATGGATGCCGAACGCTGGCGGCAACGGGTGGAGGACCTGGCAAGCCAGGGCCAGCGCGTGCTGGCGGTGGCCTGTAAGCCCGCGCAAGCTCACCAACAGGAGCTGGATTTCAACGATGTGGAAGAGGGCCTGGTGCTGCTCGGTCTGTTCGGCCTCATCGATCCGCCTCGCACGGAGGCGATAGAGGCGGTGGCCGAGTGCCGGACGGCGGGCATCCGTGTGAAGATGATCACGGGCGACCATGCCGGCACGGCGCGCGCCATTGCGGCACAGCTTAATCTGGAAAACAGCGCAGAGGCCATTACCGGTCACGATCTCGACCGGATGGACGATGCCGCGCTGAGCGCACGTGCGCGTGAAGTGGACGTATACGCGCGCGTCAGCCCGGAGCACAAACTGCGGTTGGTCACGTTGTTGCAGGCGCAGGGCGCTATCGTCGCCATGACCGGTGACGGCGTCAACGACGCCCCCGCGCTGAAGCGAGCCGATGTCGGCATCGCTATGGGCCACAAAGGCACTGAAGCGGCCAAGGAGGCTTCCGAGATGGTCATTGCCGACGACAACTTTGCCACTATCGTGCATGCCGTCGAGCAGGGCCGTACCGTCTATGACAACCTCAAAAAGGCCATAGTGTTTCTGCTGCCAATCAACGGCGGCGAGGCATTGAGCATCATGATCGCGGTGCTGTTCGGTTTTACCCTGCCGATCACCCCGGTGCAGATCCTTTGGGTCAACATGGTCAGTTCGGTGGCGTTGGCGATGGCGTTGGCTTTCGAGGCCACCGAACCAGAGACTATGCGTCGGCCGCCGCGACCGGCAAACGAAGCGATGCTGTCGGGCTTCCTGCTCTGGCGTATCGCACTAGTGTCGGCCCTGATGGCTGCCGGCGTGTTCGGCATTTTCGGCTGGGCCAGCACGCACGGTTCCACGTTGGAGGAATCCCGAACCTACGCGGTGAATACCCTGGTGGCGATGGAGGTTTTCTACCTGTTTAGCGTCCGCTATTTGCGCGCGCCATCGTTCAAGTTTGACCAATTGTTCAACTCTCGCGCGGTTCTGATCGCCGTGGCGGTGGCTGTAACCCTGCAGTTGTTCTTCACCTATGGGCCGGTCATGGAACGGTTCTTCGATACCCGCCCGGTGGACTTCGTACACGGCGTGGAAATCATTGCGCTGGGCATGGCGCTATTTATGATTCTTGAACTCGAAAAACTCGCACTGCGCAAGTGGCGCAGAAAGCATGGTGGCAGCCGCTGCAGTCCGGGGAGGAGCGAGGCCAAATCATGA